The proteins below are encoded in one region of Neodiprion virginianus isolate iyNeoVirg1 chromosome 7, iyNeoVirg1.1, whole genome shotgun sequence:
- the LOC124309403 gene encoding mitochondrial intermembrane space import and assembly protein 40-B has translation MSIVRKEGKDTIIFASKEDHASPSKVNLPEPEPSPGLILANGEINWNCPCLGGMATGPCGLEFREAFSCFHYSAAEPKGSDCYDAFKTMQTCMSEYPALYGNKEADLDDLGQAESQAVVSKDSEDPIKDSRESTSDENGIEASSGSKNEMQHSVGSK, from the coding sequence ATGTCGATTGTTAGAAAAGAGGGTAAGGACACAATAATATTTGCCTCCAAAGAGGATCACGCCTCTCCCAGTAAAGTGAATCTTCCCGAACCCGAGCCAAGTCCCGGTTTGATACTGGCCAACGGAGAAATAAACTGGAACTGTCCGTGCCTCGGTGGAATGGCGACCGGCCCTTGTGGTCTTGAATTCAGAGAAGCATTCTCTTGCTTTCACTACTCCGCCGCAGAGCCAAAGGGCTCGGATTGCTACGACGCTTTCAAAACCATGCAGACTTGCATGTCCGAGTATCCTGCGCTGTACGGAAACAAGGAAGCCGACCTCGACGATCTTGGTCAGGCTGAGAGTCAGGCGGTCGTTAGCAAAGACTCTGAAGATCCGATAAAGGACAGTAGAGAAAGCACGAGCGATGAGAATGGGATCGAAGCGAGCAGTGGTAGTAAAAACGAAATGCAACACTCGGTAGGGTCCAAATGA